The nucleotide sequence GAGCAGCCAAAGAGTGTTGAGGTGAGGAAGAGAGAGACGGAGACGGAGACGGAGGAGGTTCCGGTGGAGCGGCCAAAGAGTGTTGAGGTGAGGAAGAGGGAGACGGAGACGGAGACGGAGACAGAGGAGGTTCAGGCTGAGAAGGGGAGTAGGAGTAGTAGTGAAATGGAGGAGGGTGAGCTTGACCCGGAAGCTGGAGCTGGTGGTGGAGGTGAGCCCCAATTGGGCCTTGAAGGCGGAGCTGAAACGGAAGAAGCACAGATCCGAAGCGCGTCTTTGGTTACAGATACAGATAACGTTGAGGAGAAAGCTGAGACTATGGATAAACAAGAGGCTAGGGAGGAGAAAGGCGAGTCCTCGGATAAACAAGAGGTGAAAGATGAAAATAAAGGGAGTGTGTGTGGAAGGcaagatgaggaggaggagaagaaagatGATGACTTACCAAATAGCGAGATCGATATGATTGATCAAAGCGGGAATGTGGAAGCTCGTGAAGATGAGGGAAAAGGGAGTTTCAGGGAAGGTGATGAAGAAGTGGTCGTGGAGATTCCGAAGGAATTGGAAAAGGAACCAAAGCAAGATAAGGGAATAGACCTTGAAGTGAAGGCGGAGGATGATGACGACGAAATGACAGAGTCAGATAAGGTGGTAACCGAGGATGAGGAGGATAATGAAGTGGTTAAGCTGAATACGGTGGATATGAGTATGAGTTTGAGTCAGAATTTTAAGGATAAAGGTAAAAGCGTGGCCGTGGCACCAGCCGATCTGGTGGATTCAGCTGAAGATGGTCGGTGGGTTGGCAGAGAATCCAGAGAGCTGCTCACTGGTATGGAAAATGATATGGAAGGACCCAGCAGTAGGGGTTTCGAGTTGTTTTCAAGCTCTCCGGTTAGGAGACAGGAGAAGGCTGATCAATCTGGTGCTAGTATGAAGGATGAGAAGCTGGCACTTGAGCCTCTTGATCTTTCTCTTAGCTTGCCTAACGTTTTGTTACCCATTGGTGGCGCAGCTCCCGGTTCTCCTGATCAATCAATGAGTGTTCAGTCTCTAAGTAATACTTTTCGTACTAACTCTGATGGATTTACTCAGTCAGTATCCTTTTCAGGCTCGCAGTCGTTTTATCACAACCCTAGCTGTTCGCTAACCACCCAGAATTCGATGGACTTTGAACAGTCGGTTAAAAGTCGTCCCCTTTTCCAGGGAATTGATTGGCAGGCACTCGCTCAGAGTGAGGCTAAGGGTAAAGAAGTTCCTTGGCAAGCACTCACTCAGAATGATGCTAAGAGTAAAGAAGTCCCTTTGTATCAAAGAATCTTGATGAATGGAAACGGGTCTCAACAACAACAGTCTCAAGCATCGCAAGGCATTCCAAATGGTCAGTTGGGCCAAGGGCAACAACATCTTAGACATCCTGAAGGAAGCCCTAAAGTGGCGAATGGAATGGAAAGGCAGCTGAGCTTCCACAAGCAGTTGTCAGGAGGACAGGCAAGGAACCATGAGGATGTTAGATCACCTTCAAATAGCGTTGGATCTCATGAAATGGGATCAAACTATAGTTTTGACAGGAAAcggctaatgagagagaaaagtAGTGGTAGTTTATATAGGACTAGCAGTCAGAAGGAACAAGAGCAGTTTCTCATTGGTGGAGCTGATTTTGTGGAGACAATCGTTGCCAGGATTGTCTCCGATCCCATACATGTAATGGCTAGAAAGTTTCATGAGATGACAGGACAATCCGCTTCATGTGTGAAGGAGACCATTCGCGATATGATGTTAAATATGGATAAGCGCATGCAACTATTTGCATTCCAGAAGGCACTGCAGAGCAGGTCTGATATAACCATGGAGATGCTACTAAAGGCTCATCGTGCGCAACTGGAAATCTTGGTTGCTCTGAAGACTGCTCTACCGAATTATCTCCAGCCAGAGAATGGTGCATCATCTTCTGAGTTAGCTGAAATTTTTCTGAACTCAAGATGCAGAAATCCTTCTTGTCGGAGCTCTGTGCCTGTGGATGAATGTGATTGCAAAGTTTGTTCGCAAAAGAGTGGTTTTTGCAGTACATGTATGTGTCTTGTGTGCTCAAAGTTTGACATGGCCTCGAATACATGTAGTTGGATTGGGTGTGATGTTTGTCTCCATTGGTGCCATGCGGATTGTGCATTGCGGGAATCTTATATTAGAAATGGACGCAGTGCTACTGGATCCCAAGGGACGACCGAGATGCAGTTTCATTGTGTGGCCTGCGATCATCCTTCTGAGATGTTTGGCTTTGTGAAGGAGGTTTTTCAGAATTTCGCAAAGGATTGGACAATGGAAAATCTTGCTAGGGAACTTGAATACGTCAAGAGAATCTTTGGTGTCAGCAAGGACATGAGAGGGAGAAGACTTTATGAAATTGCTGATCAATCACTGGCAAGACTGGTAAACAAGTCTGACCTTCCGGAGGTTTACGGTTATGTCATGGCTTTTCTCGCGGGTAAGTTATTTGTTTTATCCGAAacattttaatgttttattcTTACGATACTTTTTGGGGTTATAATCTGCATTGTCATAATATCATTGTTTAGAatcatacctttttttttttttttctaatgaaCATTCAATACAATATATTTTCTATCTGccatatatttgtttttagtaAATAGGGTGTTTCATGCTATTGAGGGTATAAAAGAACAGTCAATTACATAGTTTTTCTAAGATGACTTACCTTGCTTCTGTTGGATTTTTCTTCGGGAAAATGGCTTTGTTATATTTTGCCTCGTGAAATCTACAGATACTTCATTTCTCCATGGTTTACAAGATATCGATGTTACATATAGAGATTTGGATACTTGTGAATTGCTGTTAATAAAAGTTTTTTAAGTTGTGTACTTTGTTTTGACATGTGTGGAAACCTTTTGAAATGTTGACGCTACTTAATGTGTTTGGCCTGCTTGAAGCTTCGTTTTTTTATTCTGGGTTCGGGGGATTCAGTTTGATGGCTGGCCTAAAAGCGTCTGTATCCAGTCTCTGAACTGCTTTTTTATGCTCATGTGAGAATATTAAGGGGAAAGAATAGTATCGAGTATTACCGAGTATATAGCACGAGTACACAATGCCGAAGCAGAAACTCATGGCTTTGTTGAATCTCAAAGCTGTGCCTTTTTGCTCCGTGCAGTAATCCTGTGTTTAGTTAAATGGAAACTGTAAGATTGCTAGTAAGTCCTTTCACTTTTTGTTGCAGACGCTGACAGTTCCAAGCTAGGGAAAACACCCGTTTTATCGACGAAGGATCATAGTAAAGTTAGCAATGGGATTGCTGGGCCAAGCCAGGAACCCGCATGGCTGAAATCGGTATATACAGAGAAGTCCTCTAAGTTGGAGACTGCAGCAAACATTCATCCTAGCTTTAACTACGATCAGCATGATAAACGTCTACTGGAGATGGAGTTTCACACCAGTGCCCAAAAAGAACCTCTTTTCGATGAGCTGGAGAGCATTGTGAGGATCAAGCAGGCTGAAGCGAAAATGTTCCAAACACGAGCAGATGACGCAAGAAGAGATGCCGAGGGACTTAAACGCATAGCGATGgcaaagaatgaaaaaattgaagaggaatATAGGAGCAGAATAACAAAGCTGCGCTTGGTCGAGGCAGAGGAAATGCGCAACAAGAAAGTCGAAGAAGTACAAGCTCTAGATCGAGCATATCGTGAATACTCCACCATGAAGATGAGAATGGAAGCAGATATAAAGGATCTCTTGCTA is from Pyrus communis chromosome 10, drPyrComm1.1, whole genome shotgun sequence and encodes:
- the LOC137747045 gene encoding protein OBERON 4-like is translated as MKRLRSSDDLDSFSKDPNPNPNPSSNPGRTSSSSSHRSFYYKPDTVRKGLLSSSSSASSKGPARSYDDREPAGSGGGSRTVRKRTEHEFDGFDRRKGTDRYNRDGGGYDRNLMHRSESFSASRRSPAEFPKGFRSERDRSRREGSGSGALSWRRFGKEFEERGGGKGLRDVRSPTWSNSRDSGSEQSRVRSPVRRFRDGKGSKSESKSKSPTWSKDSVGSEQSKSVEVRKKETEAEAEEIQGEQPKSVEVRKRETETETEEVPVERPKSVEVRKRETETETETEEVQAEKGSRSSSEMEEGELDPEAGAGGGGEPQLGLEGGAETEEAQIRSASLVTDTDNVEEKAETMDKQEAREEKGESSDKQEVKDENKGSVCGRQDEEEEKKDDDLPNSEIDMIDQSGNVEAREDEGKGSFREGDEEVVVEIPKELEKEPKQDKGIDLEVKAEDDDDEMTESDKVVTEDEEDNEVVKLNTVDMSMSLSQNFKDKGKSVAVAPADLVDSAEDGRWVGRESRELLTGMENDMEGPSSRGFELFSSSPVRRQEKADQSGASMKDEKLALEPLDLSLSLPNVLLPIGGAAPGSPDQSMSVQSLSNTFRTNSDGFTQSVSFSGSQSFYHNPSCSLTTQNSMDFEQSVKSRPLFQGIDWQALAQSEAKGKEVPWQALTQNDAKSKEVPLYQRILMNGNGSQQQQSQASQGIPNGQLGQGQQHLRHPEGSPKVANGMERQLSFHKQLSGGQARNHEDVRSPSNSVGSHEMGSNYSFDRKRLMREKSSGSLYRTSSQKEQEQFLIGGADFVETIVARIVSDPIHVMARKFHEMTGQSASCVKETIRDMMLNMDKRMQLFAFQKALQSRSDITMEMLLKAHRAQLEILVALKTALPNYLQPENGASSSELAEIFLNSRCRNPSCRSSVPVDECDCKVCSQKSGFCSTCMCLVCSKFDMASNTCSWIGCDVCLHWCHADCALRESYIRNGRSATGSQGTTEMQFHCVACDHPSEMFGFVKEVFQNFAKDWTMENLARELEYVKRIFGVSKDMRGRRLYEIADQSLARLVNKSDLPEVYGYVMAFLADADSSKLGKTPVLSTKDHSKVSNGIAGPSQEPAWLKSVYTEKSSKLETAANIHPSFNYDQHDKRLLEMEFHTSAQKEPLFDELESIVRIKQAEAKMFQTRADDARRDAEGLKRIAMAKNEKIEEEYRSRITKLRLVEAEEMRNKKVEEVQALDRAYREYSTMKMRMEADIKDLLLKMEATKRNHSL